A stretch of the Pirellulales bacterium genome encodes the following:
- a CDS encoding tetratricopeptide repeat protein — protein MTHDEALRQARDYHRARQYHLAEGLYRHLLRTEPEYAGAHEGLGRLALETKRPELAVEHLARAVSLDRGNSLSAALLGMAHAAAGQLGEAERHLRRALEISPDLPEAHINLAGTLERQGRFAEALPFAQRGVQLAPHHPRVHCNLGNILYHLGRVEESIATQRRAVALDPSFAKAHWSLSQSLLVAGRFETGWDEYEWRTVEHRLPRGLSPAPAWDGSSLANQSIFLHGEQGIGDEIMFASCLPDVLQQAARVTIACRDRLVPLFARSFPQAKVCALSASGTGMSLDIPASDWQSPLGSLPRWYRRSWESFPRERTYLVADPQKIAAWREKFSALGRGLKIGIAWRAGGLAKEQLRRTTELRDWRPLLTIPGVQFVNLQYGDCREELTRVSQEFGVMLHDWPECDPLRDLDESAAQIAALDLVIAVGNTTVHLAGALGVPTWAIVPRVPGWRWLLEGGELPWYSCVELFRQSRDGQWQDVFADVAVRLQQRLAPENTRSAGSDSKAEALPFDAIHARHCAGDLATAEAGYREILRREPGHADALHHLGVLCCQTGRHEESLSWLDRALAIDDSDALVHFHRASALEELGRKREAIAALQMAVAMKPTFAEAYVRLTGLLEAEGRFGDALPMSTRAVKYAPRDVRARYGHGTVLFHLGKATEAIEHLDLAAELDPKFPYAPWNGAMARLQLGRFDEGWQRYEWREAAGVAHLDRCDAPRWSGESLRGKRLAVLAEQGVGDEVMFASLYPDLLSQAERCTFTCSPRLEQLLRRSFPQATICAFARGAGRTFVPPERVDFHLHAGSAPQYLRRDLASFPRRASYLVPDAKQVDAWRRRFAELGPGLKVGISWRAGGLGKEQRRRTAPLEQWQSLLRVEGAQFINLQYGECQRELDEARTKYGLTIHHFAEVDPLGDLDPVAAQIAALDYVLSVGNTTVHLAGALGVPTLVVLPQVPGWRWLLEGDQMPWYGEVELLRQSKADEWGPVFRNAESRLRSRIRARHESAPPSSSSKSAKPASRKELARVESLLLEAGRYHDARDFAPAEDRYRRLLARVPNHTTARHRLAILLLQTERSAEALEHLTEVLKLEPNHYLYHHHAATALVNLERLDEAVAHLEKSIAAQPGFAESQLNLGGLLERLGRIADALPVCQLAYELAPKCAKAAYNLANVLFHLGRAEEALPIYRQACELEPEYAKAQWNTAMTLLQLGHFAEGWQKYEWREKAGEVVLDRCPRPLWDGSSLTGKNILILAEQGIGDEVMFSSCFPDVVAQAKHCVIGCQPRLAKLFARSFPQATVHGFLRSDGNQWVPPVPIDCYTPMGSLPLRYRPTWESFPKRTHYLVPDAEKVRQWRERFASLGTGPKIGISWRAGGVAKEQLRRATQFELWRPLIETPGAHFINLQYGDCQLELEQAERQWNVKIHEWPEADPLGELDSVAAQIAALDLVVAVGNTSVHMAGALGVPAWAILPRVPGWRWMLHTDTIPWYTSVELFRQSEADGWTGLFQRISARLNGFIAEHTARTATKNRPAGGALPAATAANETTPPPAKTGKKSPASNPGEADRQFARAVALRDSGRFREATHALERVLELRPHDAAACQQLGGIYRAEGRNNDALAWLSRAVQYETDLAAAWIELAQLQLQLGRWPDAVTSLDRALELQPGDANLLNCLGAALQQCGRADEAIRKLVEATELAPRSAECWNNLGCAQQALDRDEEAIESFRHASDLAPRLAEPYFGCGTSLRKLGRLDEALCAYRTVAEIHPELATAQLDLASMLQELGDHEQSLAHYRRAAELNPRLWGAQMGLGNALDELDCPLEALAAFDAAIALDHRQPELHYNRANLLRKLEQFDDAVKAYRQALALRPNYAKAHTNLAKTLRSLARPAEAVEHYRAALAAGFDPASGQMNLAMALLEAGDIAGAAAAYDQALVHQPGYTPALVSRAMIHLLEGRLSEGWRQYEQRWQNQPVTQQPKARLDRPMWDGASLAGKSIFVQAEQGVGDEIMFASCLPDLIAHARHCVVECDPRLVPLYARSFPTATICGTKGAEELNTVLRDQPIDVQVLAGSLPRFLRPELASFPERVSYLTVDPAETDQWRARFASLGRTWKIGIAWSGGADVDERRLRSTPFDAWKELFELPGVSYINLQYGEQRRAIRGQKLSIAIHDWDDVDPLIDLDGQAAQISALDLVISVTNAGVHLSGALGVPTLVLLPYVPSWRWMLRRADSPWYPSVRLLRQESPGDWTAPFAKALEHVRTFLASGEPECGPVQYRVDRAAPRPHAPQLGDTRQPMKRGGR, from the coding sequence GTGACGCACGACGAAGCACTACGACAGGCCCGAGATTACCACCGTGCCCGTCAGTATCATCTGGCGGAAGGTCTCTACCGACACCTGCTGCGAACGGAACCCGAATATGCCGGCGCACACGAAGGGCTGGGGCGTCTCGCGCTCGAGACGAAACGCCCCGAGCTCGCCGTCGAGCATCTGGCGCGCGCGGTCTCGCTCGATCGTGGCAATAGCCTGAGCGCCGCGCTGCTGGGCATGGCACACGCCGCGGCTGGCCAACTCGGCGAGGCCGAGCGTCATCTGCGCCGTGCTCTCGAGATCTCGCCCGACTTGCCCGAGGCGCACATCAACCTGGCCGGCACGCTCGAGCGACAGGGGCGCTTTGCCGAGGCCCTGCCCTTCGCCCAGCGCGGCGTGCAACTGGCGCCACACCACCCCCGCGTCCACTGCAACCTGGGAAATATTCTCTATCACTTGGGAAGGGTAGAAGAATCGATCGCCACCCAGCGGCGGGCCGTCGCGCTGGATCCGAGCTTTGCCAAGGCACATTGGTCGCTGTCGCAATCGCTGCTGGTCGCGGGGCGTTTCGAGACCGGCTGGGATGAATACGAGTGGCGCACCGTCGAACATCGCCTTCCGCGGGGGCTCTCGCCGGCCCCCGCTTGGGATGGCTCATCCCTGGCAAACCAATCGATCTTCCTGCACGGCGAGCAAGGCATTGGCGACGAGATCATGTTCGCCTCGTGCCTGCCCGACGTGCTGCAGCAGGCCGCTCGGGTAACGATCGCCTGCCGAGACCGGCTCGTACCGCTTTTTGCGCGTTCCTTTCCGCAGGCCAAGGTTTGTGCTCTGTCCGCCAGCGGTACGGGCATGTCGCTCGATATACCGGCGAGCGACTGGCAAAGCCCGCTCGGCAGTTTGCCGCGCTGGTATCGTCGTTCGTGGGAGAGTTTTCCGCGCGAGCGCACTTATCTCGTCGCCGATCCGCAGAAGATCGCCGCTTGGCGCGAGAAGTTTTCCGCGCTCGGCCGTGGATTGAAGATTGGCATCGCGTGGCGTGCCGGTGGTCTGGCCAAGGAGCAATTGCGCCGCACTACGGAGCTGCGGGACTGGCGTCCCCTGTTGACCATACCAGGCGTACAGTTCGTCAACTTGCAGTATGGCGACTGCCGCGAGGAACTGACTCGTGTTTCGCAAGAATTCGGTGTCATGCTCCACGACTGGCCCGAGTGCGATCCGCTGCGAGATCTGGACGAGTCGGCGGCGCAGATTGCCGCGCTCGATCTGGTCATCGCGGTGGGCAACACCACGGTGCATCTCGCTGGCGCCCTGGGTGTGCCGACTTGGGCCATTGTCCCGCGCGTGCCCGGGTGGCGGTGGCTGCTCGAAGGGGGCGAGCTGCCGTGGTACTCGTGTGTGGAGCTGTTCCGACAATCGCGCGATGGCCAGTGGCAAGACGTCTTCGCCGACGTCGCCGTGCGTTTGCAGCAGCGTCTTGCGCCGGAGAACACCCGCTCGGCAGGTTCCGATTCAAAGGCCGAAGCGCTTCCCTTCGATGCCATCCATGCCCGGCATTGCGCTGGAGATCTTGCAACCGCCGAAGCGGGCTACCGCGAGATCCTGCGCCGCGAGCCGGGTCACGCGGATGCGTTACACCATCTCGGCGTGCTCTGCTGCCAGACGGGCCGACACGAAGAATCGTTGTCGTGGCTCGATCGCGCGCTGGCGATCGACGATTCCGACGCGCTCGTCCATTTTCACCGCGCCTCGGCGCTCGAGGAGCTAGGCCGCAAGCGTGAGGCGATCGCGGCGCTGCAAATGGCCGTGGCCATGAAGCCCACGTTCGCCGAGGCCTACGTACGACTCACCGGACTCCTCGAAGCGGAGGGGCGCTTCGGCGATGCCCTGCCGATGTCGACGCGCGCGGTCAAGTACGCGCCGCGAGACGTGCGTGCCCGCTATGGCCACGGCACCGTGCTGTTCCACCTGGGCAAGGCGACCGAGGCGATCGAGCACCTCGATCTGGCGGCCGAACTCGACCCCAAATTCCCCTACGCCCCCTGGAACGGCGCGATGGCGCGGTTGCAGTTGGGCCGTTTCGACGAAGGCTGGCAACGCTACGAGTGGCGTGAAGCCGCCGGCGTGGCTCATCTCGATCGGTGCGATGCTCCGCGTTGGTCGGGCGAATCGCTCCGTGGGAAACGCCTGGCCGTGCTGGCCGAACAGGGCGTGGGGGACGAGGTAATGTTCGCCTCGCTCTATCCCGACTTGTTGTCCCAGGCCGAGCGATGCACGTTCACCTGCAGCCCGCGGCTCGAACAACTGCTGCGACGATCGTTCCCGCAGGCGACGATCTGTGCCTTTGCGCGGGGAGCAGGGCGCACGTTCGTTCCGCCCGAGCGCGTCGACTTTCACCTTCACGCCGGCAGCGCTCCCCAGTATTTGCGTCGCGACCTGGCCAGTTTTCCACGTCGTGCCAGTTACTTGGTGCCCGATGCGAAACAGGTCGACGCATGGCGCCGACGATTCGCCGAGTTGGGACCGGGGCTCAAAGTGGGCATCTCCTGGCGCGCTGGGGGCCTGGGCAAGGAGCAACGGCGCCGCACGGCGCCGCTCGAACAATGGCAGTCGCTGCTGCGCGTCGAGGGGGCGCAATTCATCAACCTGCAATACGGCGAATGTCAGCGCGAACTGGACGAGGCCCGCACGAAATATGGCCTGACGATTCACCATTTCGCCGAGGTCGATCCGTTGGGGGACCTCGACCCCGTGGCGGCACAAATCGCCGCACTCGATTACGTCCTCTCCGTGGGCAACACGACAGTACACCTGGCCGGCGCGCTCGGCGTGCCCACGTTGGTGGTGCTGCCCCAAGTACCGGGCTGGCGTTGGTTGCTCGAGGGGGACCAGATGCCCTGGTATGGCGAGGTCGAGCTGCTGCGGCAGAGCAAAGCCGACGAATGGGGCCCTGTCTTCCGCAATGCCGAAAGTCGCCTGCGGTCGCGCATCCGCGCTCGGCACGAGTCGGCTCCCCCTTCGTCGAGTTCGAAGTCGGCGAAACCCGCCTCGCGCAAGGAACTAGCCCGTGTCGAATCGCTGCTGCTCGAGGCCGGACGCTATCACGATGCGCGCGATTTCGCACCGGCCGAGGACCGCTACCGGCGGCTCCTGGCCCGCGTGCCGAATCACACCACCGCGCGGCATCGTCTGGCGATTCTGCTCTTGCAGACAGAGCGCTCGGCCGAGGCGCTCGAGCACCTCACGGAAGTCTTGAAACTCGAACCGAATCACTACCTCTACCACCACCACGCGGCGACCGCGCTCGTCAATCTCGAGCGACTTGACGAAGCGGTCGCCCATCTCGAGAAATCGATCGCCGCGCAGCCGGGCTTCGCCGAGTCGCAACTCAATCTGGGGGGGCTGCTCGAACGGCTCGGGCGGATTGCCGACGCCCTGCCCGTCTGCCAGCTCGCGTACGAGCTGGCGCCGAAGTGCGCGAAAGCGGCCTACAACCTGGCCAACGTGCTGTTTCACCTGGGCCGCGCGGAAGAGGCCCTGCCCATCTACCGCCAGGCGTGTGAGCTCGAGCCCGAATACGCCAAGGCACAGTGGAACACCGCCATGACTCTGCTGCAGCTCGGGCACTTCGCCGAAGGCTGGCAGAAGTACGAGTGGCGCGAAAAAGCCGGCGAGGTCGTGCTCGACCGTTGCCCGCGCCCGCTGTGGGATGGTTCATCGCTGACGGGCAAGAACATTCTCATTCTTGCCGAACAGGGGATCGGCGACGAGGTGATGTTCTCCTCGTGCTTTCCCGACGTCGTGGCGCAGGCCAAACATTGCGTCATCGGCTGCCAGCCACGCCTGGCGAAGCTTTTTGCGCGATCGTTCCCCCAGGCCACCGTTCACGGTTTTTTGCGTTCGGACGGCAATCAATGGGTGCCCCCCGTGCCGATCGATTGCTACACGCCGATGGGGAGCTTGCCGCTGCGCTACCGGCCGACCTGGGAGAGTTTTCCGAAACGGACGCATTATCTCGTGCCCGACGCCGAAAAAGTTCGTCAGTGGCGCGAGCGATTCGCCTCGCTGGGAACTGGCCCGAAGATCGGTATCTCGTGGCGTGCCGGCGGCGTGGCCAAGGAACAATTGCGGCGCGCGACGCAGTTCGAACTGTGGCGACCCTTGATCGAAACACCGGGCGCCCATTTCATCAACTTGCAGTATGGCGACTGTCAGTTGGAACTCGAGCAGGCCGAGCGGCAGTGGAATGTCAAAATACACGAATGGCCCGAGGCCGATCCGCTGGGCGAGCTCGACTCGGTCGCGGCGCAGATCGCCGCGCTCGATCTGGTAGTCGCCGTCGGGAACACGTCGGTCCACATGGCGGGGGCGTTAGGCGTGCCGGCCTGGGCCATTCTGCCGCGCGTGCCCGGCTGGCGCTGGATGCTGCACACCGATACGATTCCCTGGTACACGAGCGTGGAGCTCTTCCGCCAATCCGAAGCGGACGGCTGGACGGGGCTTTTCCAGCGGATCTCGGCACGGCTGAACGGATTCATTGCCGAGCACACCGCGCGCACCGCAACGAAGAATCGGCCGGCCGGCGGCGCGCTGCCTGCCGCAACAGCAGCCAACGAAACCACACCCCCGCCGGCGAAAACCGGGAAGAAGTCTCCCGCGAGCAATCCTGGCGAGGCCGATCGTCAATTCGCTCGCGCGGTCGCCTTGCGCGATTCGGGACGGTTCCGCGAGGCCACGCACGCCCTGGAACGGGTTCTCGAATTGCGTCCCCACGATGCGGCCGCTTGTCAGCAATTGGGCGGCATCTACCGTGCCGAGGGGCGGAACAACGACGCCCTCGCCTGGCTGTCGCGCGCCGTGCAATACGAGACCGATCTGGCCGCCGCGTGGATCGAGCTCGCGCAGCTTCAACTCCAATTGGGTCGCTGGCCGGACGCCGTCACGTCACTGGACCGCGCGCTTGAACTCCAGCCAGGCGATGCCAACCTGTTGAACTGCCTGGGCGCGGCTTTGCAGCAATGTGGTCGCGCCGACGAGGCGATCCGGAAGCTCGTCGAGGCGACGGAACTTGCGCCCCGTTCGGCCGAATGTTGGAACAATCTCGGCTGTGCGCAGCAGGCACTCGACCGAGACGAGGAGGCGATCGAAAGCTTTCGCCATGCTTCGGACCTCGCCCCTCGCCTGGCCGAGCCTTACTTCGGTTGCGGTACTTCGTTGCGCAAGCTCGGTCGACTCGACGAGGCATTATGCGCGTATCGCACGGTCGCCGAGATCCATCCCGAGCTGGCCACGGCTCAACTCGATCTGGCCAGCATGCTCCAAGAGTTGGGAGATCACGAACAATCGCTCGCCCACTATCGGCGCGCGGCCGAGTTGAATCCTCGCCTGTGGGGGGCCCAGATGGGGCTGGGGAACGCGCTCGACGAACTCGACTGTCCGCTCGAGGCACTGGCGGCCTTCGATGCGGCGATTGCCCTCGATCATCGCCAGCCCGAGTTGCACTACAACCGAGCCAACCTGCTGCGCAAGCTCGAGCAGTTCGACGATGCGGTGAAAGCCTACCGGCAAGCGCTCGCCTTGCGTCCGAACTATGCCAAGGCGCATACGAATCTCGCCAAGACCTTGCGTTCGCTGGCGAGGCCGGCGGAAGCGGTGGAGCACTACCGTGCCGCGCTGGCGGCCGGCTTCGACCCGGCCAGTGGCCAGATGAACCTGGCCATGGCCCTGTTGGAAGCGGGCGATATCGCTGGCGCTGCTGCCGCCTACGATCAAGCACTGGTGCATCAACCTGGCTATACGCCGGCGCTGGTGAGCCGCGCCATGATCCATTTGCTCGAGGGCCGGCTGAGCGAAGGCTGGCGCCAGTACGAGCAGCGCTGGCAGAATCAACCTGTGACGCAGCAGCCGAAGGCCCGACTCGATCGTCCGATGTGGGACGGCGCGTCGCTGGCGGGCAAATCGATCTTCGTGCAGGCCGAGCAAGGTGTGGGCGACGAGATCATGTTCGCCTCTTGCCTGCCCGACTTGATCGCGCACGCGCGGCATTGCGTGGTCGAGTGCGATCCGCGTCTCGTACCGCTCTACGCGCGATCGTTCCCCACGGCCACCATTTGCGGCACGAAGGGGGCCGAGGAGCTGAACACGGTCCTGCGCGACCAACCGATCGACGTGCAAGTGCTCGCCGGCAGCCTGCCCCGTTTTCTGCGGCCGGAGTTGGCCAGCTTTCCGGAACGCGTGTCGTATCTGACCGTCGATCCGGCGGAGACCGACCAGTGGCGCGCGCGCTTCGCGTCGCTGGGACGCACCTGGAAAATCGGCATCGCCTGGAGCGGCGGCGCGGACGTCGACGAGCGCCGCTTGCGCTCGACACCCTTTGACGCCTGGAAGGAACTTTTCGAGCTGCCTGGTGTTTCGTATATCAACTTGCAGTATGGCGAACAGCGACGCGCCATTCGCGGACAGAAGCTATCCATCGCGATCCACGATTGGGACGACGTCGATCCGTTGATCGATCTCGATGGCCAGGCAGCGCAGATCTCGGCGCTCGATCTGGTCATCTCGGTGACGAACGCCGGCGTACACCTGTCGGGCGCGTTGGGAGTGCCGACGCTGGTGCTGCTCCCCTATGTACCGAGTTGGCGCTGGATGCTGCGCCGCGCGGACAGCCCCTGGTACCCCAGCGTACGCCTGCTGCGACAGGAGTCGCCCGGCGATTGGACCGCCCCCTTCGCCAAGGCGCTCGAGCACGTGCGGACGTTCCTTGCCAGCGGCGAGCCAGAGTGCGGCCCCGTGCAGTACCGCGTCGACAGGGCGGCGCCGCGGCCCCACGCCCCTCAACTCGGCGACACCAGGCAACCTATGAAGCGGGGCGGCCGATGA